The Xanthobacter flavus genome includes a window with the following:
- the ftsW gene encoding putative lipid II flippase FtsW, with product MMSRADRTVLSEWWWTVDRALLASLVGLMVIGIILCLAASPAVAARLNIPDPFHFVNRQVLFLIPAAVVMIATSFLSPRTIRRTCVVVFGLFFVLLLATLVFGPEVKGARRWLTIAGITVQPSEFIKPAFVILAAWLFAESTKRPEMPATLFAFLLLGSVLGPLVKQPDFGQSLLICLVWASLFFLAGLRWIWMVGLAGIGAGGGFIAYMTVSHVQKRINRFINPDSGDTYQIDAALNSFRSGGWFGTGPGEGTMKRMLPDGHTDFVFAVAGEEFGIILCMIILALFAFILLRSLSRASKESDPFTRFAITGLALLFSLQASINMAVNVHIAPAKGMTLPFISYGGSSLISIAFGMGMLLALSRKRPGAAALARLSEGHGDARRGESLARPVSPPPAAVAEPA from the coding sequence ATGATGTCGCGCGCCGACCGCACCGTCTTGAGCGAATGGTGGTGGACGGTGGACCGCGCCCTGCTCGCGAGCCTCGTCGGGCTGATGGTGATCGGCATCATCCTGTGCCTCGCCGCGAGCCCGGCCGTGGCGGCCCGCCTGAACATCCCCGATCCGTTCCATTTCGTGAACCGGCAGGTGCTGTTCCTCATCCCCGCCGCGGTGGTGATGATCGCCACCTCCTTCCTCTCGCCCCGCACCATAAGGCGCACCTGCGTGGTGGTGTTCGGCCTGTTCTTCGTGCTGCTGCTGGCGACGCTGGTGTTCGGGCCGGAGGTGAAGGGCGCGCGGCGCTGGCTCACCATCGCCGGCATCACCGTGCAGCCGTCGGAATTCATCAAGCCGGCCTTCGTCATCCTCGCCGCGTGGCTGTTCGCCGAGAGCACCAAGCGGCCGGAGATGCCGGCGACCCTGTTCGCCTTCCTGCTGCTCGGCAGCGTGCTCGGCCCGCTGGTGAAGCAGCCGGACTTCGGCCAGAGCCTGCTCATCTGCCTCGTCTGGGCGTCGCTGTTCTTCCTCGCCGGCCTGCGCTGGATCTGGATGGTGGGGCTCGCGGGCATCGGCGCGGGCGGCGGCTTCATCGCCTACATGACCGTGTCCCACGTCCAGAAGCGCATCAACCGCTTCATCAATCCGGATTCCGGCGACACCTACCAGATCGATGCGGCGCTGAACTCGTTCCGCAGCGGCGGCTGGTTCGGCACCGGGCCGGGCGAGGGCACCATGAAGCGGATGCTCCCCGACGGCCACACCGACTTCGTGTTCGCGGTGGCGGGCGAAGAGTTCGGCATCATCCTGTGCATGATCATCCTCGCCCTGTTCGCCTTCATCCTCCTGCGCTCGCTCTCGCGCGCCTCCAAGGAGAGCGATCCCTTCACCCGCTTCGCCATCACCGGCCTTGCGCTGCTGTTCAGCCTGCAGGCCTCCATCAACATGGCGGTGAACGTCCACATCGCGCCGGCCAAGGGCATGACGCTGCCGTTCATCTCCTATGGCGGCTCCTCGCTCATCTCCATCGCCTTCGGCATGGGAATGCTGCTGGCCCTCTCGCGCAAGCGGCCCGGCGCCGCGGCGCTGGCGCGGCTCAGCGAGGGGCATGGCGATGCGCGCAGGGGTGAAAGCCTCGCCCGCCCGGTGTCGCCGCCGCCCGCAGCGGTGGCGGAACCGGCCTGA
- the murC gene encoding UDP-N-acetylmuramate--L-alanine ligase: MKLPSGLGSIHFVGIGGIGMSGIAEVLHNLGYAVQGSDVADSANVKRLREHGITVMIGHAAANVDDADVVVVSSAIKRDNPELMAARAKRLPVVRRAEMLAELMRLKSCVSIAGTHGKTTTTSLVATLLDAGNFDPTVINGGIINAYGTNARLGDGNWMVVEADESDGTFLKLPTEVAIVTNVDPEHLDHFKTFDRVQEAFKAFVENVPFYGFAVMCIDHPVVQALVGRIEDRRVITYGENPQADVRLVDVDLKGGVTKFGVVFRNRAGETVHEIRGLRLPMPGKHNALNATAAIAVAHELKVPDEKIIEALSQFGGVKRRFTRTGEWNGVTVFDDYGHHPVEIAAVLKAARAASDGQVIAVVQPHRYTRLASLFDEFCTCFNDADHVVVAPVYTAGEAPIPGADRDHLVQGLIAHGHRSVTALDGPEQLAGIVAGLAKPGDYVICLGAGSISGWAYALPGELQALKPAA, encoded by the coding sequence ATGAAGCTGCCGTCCGGCCTCGGCTCCATCCACTTCGTCGGCATCGGCGGCATCGGCATGAGCGGCATCGCCGAGGTGCTGCACAATCTCGGCTACGCGGTGCAGGGCTCGGACGTGGCCGACAGCGCCAATGTGAAGCGCCTGCGCGAACACGGCATCACGGTGATGATCGGCCACGCCGCCGCCAATGTGGACGATGCTGACGTGGTGGTGGTCTCCTCCGCCATCAAGCGCGACAATCCAGAATTGATGGCCGCCCGCGCCAAGCGCCTGCCCGTGGTGCGCCGCGCCGAGATGCTGGCCGAGCTGATGCGGCTGAAGAGCTGCGTCTCCATTGCCGGCACCCACGGCAAGACCACCACCACCTCGCTGGTGGCGACGCTGCTCGACGCCGGCAATTTCGACCCCACCGTCATCAACGGCGGCATCATCAACGCCTACGGCACCAATGCCCGCCTCGGCGACGGCAACTGGATGGTGGTGGAGGCGGACGAGAGCGACGGCACCTTCCTGAAGCTGCCCACCGAGGTGGCCATCGTTACCAACGTGGACCCTGAGCACCTCGACCACTTCAAGACCTTCGACAGGGTACAGGAGGCGTTCAAGGCGTTCGTGGAGAACGTGCCCTTCTACGGCTTCGCGGTGATGTGCATCGACCATCCGGTGGTGCAGGCGCTGGTGGGCCGCATCGAGGACCGGCGCGTCATCACCTATGGCGAGAATCCGCAGGCCGACGTGCGCCTCGTGGACGTGGACCTCAAGGGCGGCGTCACCAAGTTCGGCGTGGTGTTCCGCAACCGCGCGGGCGAGACCGTGCACGAGATCCGCGGCCTGCGCCTGCCCATGCCCGGCAAGCACAATGCGCTGAACGCCACCGCCGCCATCGCCGTCGCGCACGAGCTGAAGGTGCCGGATGAGAAGATCATCGAGGCGCTGAGCCAGTTCGGCGGCGTGAAGCGGCGCTTCACCCGCACCGGGGAATGGAACGGCGTGACGGTGTTCGACGATTACGGCCACCACCCGGTGGAGATCGCCGCCGTGCTCAAGGCCGCCCGCGCGGCGAGCGACGGGCAGGTGATCGCTGTGGTGCAGCCGCATCGCTACACCCGCCTCGCCTCGCTGTTCGACGAATTCTGCACCTGCTTCAACGATGCCGACCATGTGGTGGTGGCGCCGGTCTACACCGCCGGCGAGGCGCCCATTCCCGGCGCGGACCGCGACCATCTGGTGCAGGGCCTCATCGCCCACGGCCACCGCTCGGTGACGGCGCTCGACGGACCGGAGCAACTGGCCGGCATCGTCGCTGGCCTCGCCAAGCCCGGCGATTACGTGATCTGCCTCGGTGCCGGCTCCATCTCGGGCTGGGCCTATGCGCTGCCGGGGGAGTTGCAGGCGCTCAAGCCGGCGGCTTAG
- the murG gene encoding undecaprenyldiphospho-muramoylpentapeptide beta-N-acetylglucosaminyltransferase: protein MIRPHRCPAARGDNVTDLVLLAAGGTGGHLFPAEALAAVLTRQGFTVDLATDARAARYAGHFPARELHVLPADTVRGRSPISLARTGLALASGFVSSLSLLRRVKPVAVVGFGGYPTVPPLLAASFSGVPSIVHEANGVMGRANRMLARRVTAIATGFPGVVDADPALKAKAVWTGNPLRPAAIAAAAAPYDPPLPGGDLHVLVFGGSQGARVMSDVVPEAITRLGADLRARLVLVQQAREEDLERVTATYARLGVRAEVQTFFDDLPARMARAHLVISRSGAGTVAELAALGRPSILVPLPHALDQDQAANARTLADVGAALVLRQVEFEPDRLALELNTFAGEPGSLTRMADRARSQSVLDAAERLGGLVRHLAGGGAVATFRGNSA, encoded by the coding sequence ATGATCCGGCCGCACCGCTGCCCGGCAGCCCGAGGGGATAATGTGACCGATCTCGTCCTTCTCGCCGCCGGCGGCACCGGCGGCCACCTGTTCCCGGCCGAGGCGCTGGCCGCCGTTTTGACCCGGCAGGGCTTCACCGTGGACCTCGCCACCGACGCCCGCGCTGCCCGCTATGCCGGGCATTTCCCGGCGCGGGAGCTGCACGTGCTGCCGGCGGATACGGTGCGTGGGCGCTCGCCCATCTCGCTCGCCCGCACCGGGCTCGCGCTCGCCTCGGGCTTTGTCTCCAGCCTCTCTCTGCTGCGGCGGGTGAAGCCCGTGGCGGTGGTGGGCTTCGGCGGCTATCCCACCGTGCCGCCGCTGCTGGCGGCGAGCTTTTCCGGCGTGCCGAGCATCGTGCACGAGGCGAACGGCGTGATGGGCCGGGCCAACCGGATGCTGGCGCGCCGCGTTACCGCCATCGCCACCGGCTTTCCCGGCGTGGTCGATGCCGATCCCGCGCTGAAGGCCAAGGCGGTGTGGACGGGCAATCCCCTGCGCCCCGCCGCCATTGCCGCCGCCGCCGCACCCTATGATCCGCCGCTGCCCGGCGGCGACCTCCACGTGCTGGTCTTCGGCGGCAGCCAGGGCGCACGGGTGATGTCCGATGTGGTGCCCGAGGCCATCACGCGGCTCGGCGCCGATCTGCGCGCCCGCCTCGTCCTCGTCCAGCAGGCGCGGGAGGAGGATCTGGAGCGGGTGACCGCCACCTATGCCCGGCTCGGCGTTCGGGCCGAGGTGCAGACCTTCTTCGACGATCTGCCGGCCCGCATGGCGCGCGCCCACCTCGTCATCTCCCGCTCCGGCGCCGGCACGGTGGCGGAACTCGCCGCGCTGGGCCGGCCCTCCATCCTCGTGCCGCTGCCCCACGCGCTGGACCAGGATCAGGCCGCCAATGCCCGCACCCTCGCGGACGTGGGCGCGGCGCTGGTGCTGCGACAGGTGGAATTCGAGCCGGACCGGCTGGCGCTGGAACTCAATACCTTTGCCGGCGAACCCGGATCATTGACGCGCATGGCCGATCGGGCCAGAAGCCAGAGCGTGCTTGACGCCGCCGAGCGGCTGGGCGGTCTCGTCCGGCATCTGGCGGGCGGCGGCGCGGTCGCAACCTTCAGGGGAAACAGCGCATGA
- a CDS encoding VOC family protein, translated as MTLAAPAGSPGAHPAIGIEPSARIAPHDLVLGAVSLASPDPRRLVAFYRDLLGLDVLAEGEATMLGAGVRPLVEILSRPKAPPAPRRAPGLFHMAIRVPDRASLAARLLALHGAGLRLGASNHLVSEALYVDDPDGNGVEIYRDLPRAEWPVEPDGSIAMQTLPLDLQSLAREAKVAGGPAPAGTDMGHVHLKVNDLDAAKRFWVDTVGLAIMARYPGALFVSADGYHHHVGLNVWQSGGAPVPAAGTAGLDHFTVTLAADAFAALAVRLVAAGVETQPGRDGALRVADPSGNTVEFRAAA; from the coding sequence ATGACCCTCGCCGCCCCCGCCGGCTCGCCCGGCGCACATCCTGCCATTGGGATCGAGCCGTCTGCCCGCATCGCCCCGCACGATCTTGTGCTCGGTGCCGTCAGCCTCGCCAGCCCCGACCCGCGCCGCCTCGTCGCCTTCTACCGCGACCTCCTCGGCCTCGATGTTCTCGCCGAGGGTGAGGCGACCATGCTCGGGGCCGGCGTCCGGCCGCTGGTGGAAATCCTCTCCCGGCCCAAAGCCCCGCCGGCGCCGCGCCGGGCGCCCGGCCTGTTCCACATGGCCATCCGCGTGCCGGACCGCGCCAGCCTCGCCGCGCGGCTGCTCGCGCTACACGGTGCGGGCCTGCGCCTCGGAGCCTCGAACCATCTGGTGAGCGAGGCGCTCTATGTGGACGATCCGGACGGCAACGGCGTCGAAATCTATCGCGACCTGCCGCGCGCGGAATGGCCCGTCGAGCCGGACGGCTCCATCGCCATGCAGACGCTGCCGCTCGACCTCCAGTCCCTCGCCCGCGAGGCGAAGGTGGCGGGCGGGCCGGCTCCGGCCGGCACCGACATGGGCCACGTCCACCTCAAGGTGAACGACCTCGACGCGGCCAAGCGCTTCTGGGTGGATACGGTGGGCCTCGCCATCATGGCCCGCTATCCCGGCGCGCTGTTCGTGAGCGCCGACGGCTATCACCACCATGTGGGGCTGAACGTCTGGCAGTCCGGCGGCGCCCCGGTGCCGGCGGCGGGCACGGCGGGGCTCGACCATTTCACCGTCACGCTGGCGGCGGACGCCTTCGCCGCCCTCGCCGTCCGCCTCGTCGCGGCGGGTGTGGAAACGCAGCCGGGACGGGACGGTGCCCTGCGTGTGGCCGATCCCTCCGGCAACACGGTCGAGTTCCGCGCCGCAGCGTGA
- the ccrA gene encoding crotonyl-CoA carboxylase/reductase, translating into MAQTAAANTNEGPVKDLYELGEIPPLGHVPANMYAWTIRRDRHGPPEQSFQLEVVPTWELGEQDVLVLVMAAGVNYNGIWAGLGQPISPFDVHKAPFHVAGSDASGIVWAVGPKVKRWKVGDEVVVHCNQDDGDDEECNGGDPMFSPSQRIWGYETPDGSFGQFCRVQARQLMPRPQHLTWEESACYTLTMATAYRMLFGHPPHTVKPGDYVLVWGASGGLGVFGVQLAAASGAHVIGVISDETKRDYVLGLGAKGVINRKDFKCWGQLPTVNSPEYAEWLKEARKFGKAIWDITGKRDVDIVFEHPGESTFPVSTLVGKRGGMIVFCAGTTGFNITFDARYVWMRQKRIQGSHFAHLKQASAANQFIIDRRVDPCMSEVFPWDRIPEAHTKMWKNQHAPGNMAVLVNSPRTGLRTFDDVLEALPKK; encoded by the coding sequence ATGGCCCAGACGGCAGCCGCCAATACGAACGAGGGACCGGTGAAGGACCTTTATGAGCTCGGCGAGATCCCGCCGCTCGGCCACGTGCCTGCCAACATGTATGCCTGGACCATCCGCCGCGACCGCCACGGGCCGCCGGAGCAATCGTTCCAGCTGGAGGTGGTGCCGACCTGGGAGCTGGGTGAGCAGGACGTGCTCGTGCTCGTGATGGCGGCCGGCGTGAACTACAACGGCATCTGGGCGGGTCTCGGCCAGCCGATCTCCCCGTTCGATGTCCACAAGGCGCCGTTCCACGTTGCCGGCTCCGATGCCTCGGGCATCGTCTGGGCGGTGGGCCCGAAGGTGAAGCGCTGGAAGGTGGGCGACGAGGTGGTCGTCCACTGCAACCAGGACGACGGGGACGACGAGGAGTGCAACGGCGGCGACCCGATGTTCTCCCCCTCCCAGCGCATCTGGGGCTATGAGACGCCGGACGGCTCCTTCGGCCAGTTCTGCCGGGTGCAGGCCCGCCAGCTGATGCCGCGCCCCCAGCACCTCACCTGGGAAGAGAGCGCCTGCTACACGCTGACCATGGCCACCGCCTATCGCATGCTGTTCGGCCACCCGCCGCACACGGTGAAGCCGGGTGACTACGTGCTGGTGTGGGGCGCCTCGGGCGGCCTCGGCGTGTTCGGCGTGCAGCTCGCCGCCGCCTCCGGCGCGCACGTCATCGGCGTCATCTCGGACGAGACCAAGCGCGACTACGTGCTCGGCCTCGGCGCCAAGGGCGTCATCAACCGCAAGGACTTCAAGTGCTGGGGCCAGCTGCCCACGGTGAACTCGCCGGAATATGCGGAGTGGCTCAAGGAAGCCCGCAAGTTCGGCAAGGCCATCTGGGACATCACCGGCAAGCGCGACGTGGACATCGTGTTCGAGCATCCCGGCGAGAGCACCTTCCCGGTGTCCACGCTGGTGGGCAAGCGCGGCGGCATGATCGTGTTCTGCGCCGGCACCACCGGCTTCAACATCACCTTCGACGCCCGCTATGTGTGGATGCGCCAGAAGCGCATCCAGGGCTCGCACTTCGCCCACCTCAAGCAGGCCTCCGCCGCCAACCAGTTCATCATCGACCGGCGCGTGGACCCCTGCATGTCGGAAGTGTTCCCGTGGGACCGCATCCCCGAGGCGCACACCAAGATGTGGAAGAACCAGCACGCCCCCGGCAACATGGCGGTGCTGGTGAATTCCCCCCGCACCGGCCTGCGCACGTTCGACGACGTGCTCGAGGCCCTGCCGAAGAAGTGA
- a CDS encoding DMT family transporter, with translation MSATPVRPSRFALYDAPYVLLTLVALLWAINLVVGRYIAGHIPPITLAMVRWMGATLILLPFAWKQIVRDAPIIRRNLPFLVLLSATGIACYNAMSYYGLQYTQAVNGLLVQSTAPLLVAVWTFVLFREKLSLGQAAGVITSLLGVMVIISHGDLDTFLHLKPNIGDVVIIVALVIYAFYAAILRKRPPLGPLSFLASIMALGSLLLSPFALWEYLNGQVLPLDHITFTTLAYVMTGPSLIAYLFFNRGIELVGANAAAPFLHLMPVFGTAIAIVVLGETMAWYHLAGYALVIAGIALATLSARRRQTVR, from the coding sequence ATGTCCGCCACCCCGGTCCGCCCCAGCCGTTTCGCCCTCTATGACGCCCCTTATGTGCTGCTGACCCTGGTGGCCCTCCTGTGGGCCATCAACCTCGTGGTGGGGCGCTACATCGCCGGCCACATCCCGCCCATCACGCTGGCCATGGTGCGCTGGATGGGCGCGACGCTCATCCTCCTGCCGTTCGCCTGGAAGCAGATCGTGCGCGACGCGCCGATCATCCGGCGCAATCTGCCGTTCCTCGTGCTGCTCTCGGCCACCGGCATCGCCTGCTACAACGCCATGAGCTATTACGGCCTGCAATACACGCAGGCGGTGAACGGCCTTCTGGTGCAGTCCACGGCGCCGCTTCTGGTGGCCGTGTGGACCTTTGTGCTGTTCCGGGAAAAGCTCAGCCTCGGCCAGGCGGCGGGGGTCATCACCTCCCTTCTCGGCGTGATGGTCATCATCAGCCACGGCGACCTCGACACCTTCCTCCACCTCAAACCCAACATCGGCGACGTGGTCATCATCGTGGCGCTGGTGATCTATGCTTTTTATGCCGCCATCCTGCGCAAGCGTCCGCCGCTCGGACCGCTCTCCTTCCTCGCGTCCATCATGGCGCTGGGCTCGTTGCTGCTCTCGCCCTTCGCGCTCTGGGAATATCTGAACGGGCAGGTGCTGCCGCTCGACCACATCACCTTCACCACCCTCGCCTATGTGATGACCGGGCCGTCGCTGATCGCCTATCTGTTCTTCAACCGGGGAATCGAGCTGGTGGGCGCCAACGCGGCCGCGCCCTTCCTGCACCTGATGCCGGTGTTCGGAACGGCGATCGCCATCGTCGTCCTCGGCGAAACCATGGCCTGGTATCATCTGGCGGGCTATGCGCTGGTCATCGCCGGTATCGCGCTGGCGACGCTTTCCGCGCGGCGGCGGCAAACCGTGCGCTGA
- a CDS encoding GlsB/YeaQ/YmgE family stress response membrane protein codes for MGIIWMIIVGAVAGFLAGQLFQGYGFGLLGNIAVGIVGAIIGGFLFGGVFVVGGVIGQIISATLGAVILLFVISLVKR; via the coding sequence ATGGGCATCATCTGGATGATCATCGTCGGGGCGGTCGCCGGCTTCCTGGCGGGCCAGCTGTTCCAGGGCTACGGCTTCGGCCTGTTGGGGAACATCGCCGTCGGCATCGTCGGCGCCATCATCGGCGGCTTCCTGTTCGGCGGCGTCTTCGTGGTGGGCGGCGTGATCGGCCAGATCATCTCCGCGACGCTGGGCGCGGTGATTCTCCTGTTTGTCATCTCGCTGGTGAAGCGCTAG
- a CDS encoding DUF5993 family protein, which translates to MMSLPFFGVFLALAATLMGQRMAALALWVLSVATMLVLFRLHVTDPLNIAL; encoded by the coding sequence ATGATGTCGCTGCCGTTCTTCGGCGTGTTCCTCGCCCTCGCGGCGACGCTCATGGGCCAGCGCATGGCCGCGCTTGCGCTCTGGGTGCTGTCGGTGGCGACCATGCTGGTGCTGTTCCGCCTGCACGTCACCGATCCGCTCAACATCGCGCTGTGA
- a CDS encoding protein meaA: MVLRDKPWLFRTYAGHSTAAESNKLYRSNLAKGQTGLSVAFDLPTQTGYDSDHALARGEVGKVGVPISHLGDMRTLFQGIPLAEMNTSMTINACAAWLLSLYIATADEQGADRAKLQGTTQNDIIKEYLSRGTYVFPPAPSMRLTKDTIIFTTEHLPRWNPMNVCSYHLQEAGATPVQELAFALANAIAILDTVKKSGEAEGAVFGEVVGRISFFVNAGMRFITEMCKMRAFVDLWDEICVNRYGITDAKQKLFRYGVQVNSLGLTEQQPENNVYRILLEMLAVTLSKKARARAVQLPAWNEALGLPRSFDQQWSLRMQQVVAYETDLLEYGDIFDGSTEIAKKVEELKAEARAELAQIEAMGGAVAAIENSYMKQQLVESNTRRLEAIERGDQVVVGVNRWTESEPSPLTTGEGAILTVPEGVEAEQIARLQAWREARDAKAVDAALADLKSAAQEGRNIMEPSIVCAKAGVTTGEWGTCLREVFGEYRAPTGVGRAARVDTQGLEEVRKNVDAVSEKLGRRIKFLVGKPGLDGHSNGAEQIAVRARDCGMEVVYEGIRLTPAEIVNAALEESVHVVGLSILSGSHVPLVRDVMERMRAEGLSDVPVVVGGIIPPEDEAQLKGFGVAAVYTPKNFELNRIMADIVTIVDREAQKAA; encoded by the coding sequence ATGGTGCTCCGCGACAAACCCTGGCTCTTCCGCACCTATGCGGGGCACTCCACCGCCGCGGAATCCAACAAGCTCTATCGCTCCAACCTCGCCAAGGGCCAGACCGGCCTCTCCGTCGCCTTCGACCTGCCGACCCAGACCGGCTACGACAGCGACCACGCCCTCGCCCGTGGCGAAGTGGGCAAGGTGGGCGTCCCCATCTCCCACCTCGGGGACATGCGCACCCTGTTCCAGGGCATCCCGCTCGCCGAGATGAACACCTCGATGACCATCAACGCCTGCGCGGCGTGGCTGCTCTCGCTCTACATCGCCACCGCCGACGAGCAGGGGGCCGACCGCGCCAAGCTCCAGGGCACGACGCAGAACGACATCATCAAGGAATATCTCTCGCGCGGCACCTATGTGTTCCCGCCCGCGCCCTCCATGCGGCTCACCAAGGACACCATCATCTTCACCACCGAGCATCTGCCCCGGTGGAACCCGATGAACGTGTGCTCCTACCACCTGCAGGAAGCCGGGGCGACGCCGGTGCAGGAGCTGGCCTTCGCGCTCGCCAACGCCATCGCCATCCTCGACACGGTGAAGAAGTCCGGCGAGGCGGAAGGCGCGGTGTTCGGCGAGGTGGTGGGGCGCATCTCCTTCTTCGTGAATGCGGGCATGCGGTTCATCACCGAGATGTGCAAGATGCGCGCGTTCGTGGACCTCTGGGACGAGATCTGCGTCAACCGGTACGGCATCACCGACGCCAAGCAGAAGCTGTTCCGCTATGGCGTGCAGGTGAACTCGCTGGGCCTCACCGAGCAGCAGCCGGAGAACAACGTCTACCGCATCCTGCTGGAGATGCTGGCCGTTACCCTCTCCAAGAAGGCCCGCGCCCGCGCCGTGCAGCTGCCGGCCTGGAACGAGGCGCTGGGCCTGCCGCGCTCCTTCGACCAGCAATGGTCGCTGCGCATGCAGCAGGTGGTGGCCTATGAGACCGACCTCCTCGAATACGGCGACATCTTCGACGGCTCCACCGAGATCGCCAAGAAGGTGGAGGAGCTGAAGGCCGAGGCCCGCGCCGAGCTGGCGCAGATCGAGGCCATGGGCGGCGCCGTCGCGGCCATCGAGAACAGCTACATGAAGCAGCAGCTGGTGGAGAGCAACACCCGCCGGCTGGAGGCCATCGAGCGCGGCGACCAGGTGGTGGTGGGCGTCAACCGCTGGACCGAGAGCGAGCCCTCGCCGCTCACCACCGGCGAAGGCGCCATCCTCACCGTGCCGGAGGGCGTCGAGGCGGAACAGATTGCGCGCCTTCAGGCGTGGCGCGAGGCGCGAGACGCCAAGGCGGTGGACGCGGCGCTGGCGGACCTGAAGAGCGCGGCGCAGGAAGGCCGCAACATCATGGAGCCCTCCATCGTCTGTGCCAAGGCGGGCGTGACGACGGGCGAATGGGGCACCTGCCTGCGCGAGGTGTTCGGCGAATATCGCGCCCCCACCGGCGTCGGCCGCGCCGCCCGCGTGGATACGCAGGGCCTCGAAGAGGTGCGCAAGAACGTGGATGCGGTCTCCGAGAAGCTCGGCCGCCGCATCAAGTTCCTCGTGGGCAAGCCTGGCCTCGACGGCCATTCCAACGGCGCCGAGCAGATCGCGGTGCGCGCCCGCGATTGCGGCATGGAAGTGGTCTACGAGGGCATCCGCCTCACCCCGGCGGAGATCGTCAACGCGGCGCTGGAGGAGAGCGTCCACGTGGTGGGTCTCTCCATCCTCTCCGGCTCCCACGTGCCGCTGGTGCGCGACGTGATGGAGCGGATGCGGGCGGAAGGTCTCTCCGACGTGCCGGTGGTGGTCGGCGGCATCATCCCGCCGGAGGACGAAGCCCAGCTCAAGGGCTTCGGCGTCGCCGCCGTCTACACGCCGAAGAATTTCGAGCTGAACCGCATCATGGCGGACATCGTGACCATCGTGGACCGCGAGGCCCAGAAGGCGGCGTGA
- a CDS encoding DUF305 domain-containing protein: MSYARFAAMIATSTVVMFGLMYLNTYALDHVAFSETRAFMALVMGAVMAGIMLGFMWGMYPNRRINLAILLASTAVFAGALALVRTQATVGDVAYMRAMIPHHSIAVLTSERAHIRDPRVRLLADRIIDAQVREIGEMRALVADLSRNPPPADAPDLPSYRARGASPPAPERP; this comes from the coding sequence ATGAGCTACGCGCGCTTTGCCGCCATGATCGCCACTTCGACCGTGGTGATGTTCGGTCTGATGTACCTGAACACCTACGCCCTCGATCATGTGGCCTTCAGCGAAACCCGCGCCTTCATGGCGCTCGTCATGGGGGCCGTGATGGCGGGGATCATGCTCGGCTTCATGTGGGGCATGTATCCGAACCGCCGCATCAACCTCGCCATCCTCCTGGCCAGCACCGCCGTCTTCGCCGGAGCGCTCGCTCTGGTGCGCACCCAGGCGACGGTCGGCGATGTGGCGTATATGCGGGCGATGATCCCGCACCATTCGATCGCCGTCCTCACCAGCGAGCGCGCGCACATCCGCGATCCGCGCGTGCGGCTGCTGGCGGACCGGATCATCGACGCGCAGGTGCGCGAGATCGGCGAGATGAGGGCGCTGGTCGCCGATCTCTCGCGCAACCCACCCCCTGCGGACGCGCCGGACCTTCCGTCCTACCGGGCACGGGGCGCGAGCCCGCCCGCGCCCGAACGTCCTTAA
- a CDS encoding disulfide bond formation protein B: MDTGFTLADRFRVLNALGLLAVSAVLIAAFFDQLVFNDLPCPLCLLQRAGFVCVAAGLALNVKFGPRPSHYAIMILSALAGGAVSTRQTLLHIIPGEGAYGDAFFGLHFYAWALVLFGVCILGSAVLLLFDGQFERQSADAPPHRPLLGTAAIVLVLLLALANGVSTVLECGGGLCADNPTGYQLIQDGTINRLLGR, from the coding sequence ATGGACACCGGCTTCACCCTCGCGGACCGCTTCCGGGTGCTGAACGCGCTTGGCCTCCTCGCCGTCTCGGCGGTGCTCATCGCCGCCTTCTTCGACCAATTGGTGTTCAACGACCTGCCGTGCCCGCTCTGTCTGCTGCAACGCGCCGGCTTCGTCTGCGTCGCCGCCGGGCTCGCGCTGAACGTGAAGTTCGGCCCGCGCCCCTCGCATTACGCCATCATGATCCTCTCCGCGCTGGCCGGCGGGGCGGTCTCCACCCGCCAGACCCTGCTGCACATCATTCCCGGCGAGGGCGCCTATGGCGACGCCTTCTTCGGCCTGCACTTCTACGCCTGGGCGCTGGTGCTGTTCGGCGTGTGTATCCTCGGCTCGGCCGTGCTGCTGCTGTTCGACGGCCAGTTCGAGCGGCAGTCGGCGGACGCACCGCCCCATCGCCCGCTGCTCGGCACGGCGGCGATCGTGCTGGTGCTGCTGCTGGCGCTGGCGAACGGCGTCTCCACCGTGCTCGAATGCGGCGGGGGCCTGTGCGCCGACAACCCCACCGGCTACCAGCTGATCCAGGACGGCACCATCAACCGCCTGCTCGGGCGCTGA